The Novosphingobium sp. P6W DNA window ACGGAGAAATCGAGGTGGTGAACCCCTTCACGGACGAACGCCATGTTCCTGCCACCCTTGGCCCCACCCAGTTCATGGGCGAAATCTCGTTTCTCGATGGCGGCAGTTGGTCGATGGCCATGCGGACCGTGCGCGATACCGATGTTATCGAGGTACCGCGCACGGACATGCTGCGTCTCATGTCAGAGATTCCGGAGATGTCGGATATCGTCATCACGGTCCTGGCGGCCCGCCGCCGCCGTCAGATCGAAGCCCGCGACGGAAATCTGGTCCTACTTGGCGAAGATTCCGACGGAGCAGTCCGGCGTATCGCCGATTTCGCGAGCCGCAATCGGCTACCCTACCAATCGTATGCTCTGGGAAGCCCCGAAGCTGAAGCGGTCGCGACAAGCTGCACGATCTCTGCCGATAGCCCCGCAGTCATTTTCGGGAAGGACAACGTCATAAGCGACCCGACGCCCGATAAGGTGGCTCGGTTGCTTGGTCTCAACAGGGAGTTGGTGGAGGATGAAAGTTTTGACGTCGTAATCGTCGGTGGCGGGCCGGCAGGTGTGGCGGCAGGCGTCTATGCCGGCGCTGAGGGTCTGAGTGCGCTTGTGGTGGAGGATACGGCGATCGGCGGGCAGGCAGGCACGTCGAGCCGCATCGAGAATTATATGGGGTTCCCCACCGGCATTTCAGGCGCGGATCTGGTTTGGCGCGGTGAAGTTCAGGCGATGAAGTTTGGGACGCGGTTCGCCATGCCACGCCGCGTCGCGAACCTTGAGCGACTGGGCGATGGTAAATTCTGCGCCACTTTTGACAATGGGCAGCGGGTCAGGGCCGGGGCAGTAGTAGTGGCGACCGGTGTGCAATATCGGCGACTTCCTATCGACCGGCTCTCCGCCTTTGAAGGTAATGGCGTCTATTACTCCGCAACAGAGAATGAAGCGCGCTTCTGCCGTGGGGCTGAGACCGCCGTGATAGGTGGCGGAAATTCAGCGGGGCAGGCTGCGATGTTCCTGAGCCGATCCGCGAAGCACGTCCGATTGCTGGTTCGTGGATCCTCGCTGGCGGCTTCGATGTCTCATTACTTGTCCAGTCGTCTCGAAGCTGATCCGGCGATCACGATCGAATATGGGGTTGAAGTGATCGCCGTGGATGGGGACGAGCACCTCGAAGCGCTTACCCTGCGAAATTGCGACGATGGAACGACCCGCAATTTTCCAACCTGTGCCCTGTTCGTGATGGTAGGCGCAGCCCCAAATACGGGATGGCTTTCGGGCCTTGTGGACCTCGACGAAAAGGGCTTCGTTCGCACAGGAGAGGCCGCGGGAGGCCATTCGCAATATGCAACATCATGCCCTGGAGTTTTTGCGGTTGGCGACGTACGCGCAGGTTCCATCAAGCGGGTTGCCTCCTCCGTTGGCGAAGGCTCAGTGGTGATCTCAAGTGCCTGGGAGTTTTTGCAAACCTAGTCGGGCGCTCGACAGGAAGCCGAAGGGGGGCGACCGTCGACAGCGGGCGCGGGCGGAGTGGACGTACGCAGTGCCGGCGCCGATGGAGGCCGGGATGGCACGCTCACTTTATGAGCATGCTCGTTCTTGATGCATGGTGACATACCCCTGGAAGCACGACCACTACCCAAGTATGCTACCACTGCGCGCATTCTCGTCGCATTGTCATCGCATAATCCTGTCCGCTGATCCGGCCATCCTGGGCCTCAAGTCTTACCTCTCAGCGGCGCGATACCATGGTGCTCACCGTCACCGAACGGGCGGAGCGATGCGAAAGGGAACACGGGTATGGCCGAGCTTAACGAAATGACGAACACTGCGCGCACGCAGTTCGTCGAGGCTTCAAACGGCATTCGCTATGCCTTCCGTTGCTTTGGTGCAGATACGGGAACGCCCTTGCTCCTTCTGCCGCGCTTCCGGGGCGACATGGACACATGGGACCCGGCTTTGCTTGACGTGCTGGCGGAAACCCGACCGATCGTACTGGTCGACAACCGGGGCGTGAGCTCGACAAGTGGCATCACGCCGTCGACCATCGGCGAGATGGCGCGAGACATCATCGCGTTCTGTGAAGCAGCGGCCCTACCCATTGTGGACCTACTAGGCTTCTCGCTGGGCGGCTTCGTGGCGCAGGAGATCGCCTTGATCCGGCCGCATCTTGTCCATCGTCTAATTCTGGCCGCGACTTCGCCTCAGGGCGCTCCGGACATCCATGGCTGGCGCAAGGACATTGCTGATGCCGTCCGTCTCGACGAGCCCGGCGGACCGCAACTCCTCTACACCTTTTTCAAACCGACAGAGACCAGCCAGGCTGCGGGAATGGAATATCTAGGGCGGTTTCTTGCGCGGTCGGAAGGTCGCGACACTGCCAGCTCGCTCCAAACCCGCGACGCACACTACGATGCCGTCTGTGACTGGGGGATACCGGACCATTCAAAGCTGCAGAGGCTCACCGGCATCCGTCAACCAACGTTCGTGTGCAACGGCGACGCGGATGCGATGATTCCGCCGCGTTTCAG harbors:
- a CDS encoding cyclic nucleotide-binding domain-containing thioredoxin-disulfide reductase, translated to METIGRDLREMQRVPLAQSHVTALRAAGVARRYPAGTFVSRPGEPVDRFIYVVDGEIEVVNPFTDERHVPATLGPTQFMGEISFLDGGSWSMAMRTVRDTDVIEVPRTDMLRLMSEIPEMSDIVITVLAARRRRQIEARDGNLVLLGEDSDGAVRRIADFASRNRLPYQSYALGSPEAEAVATSCTISADSPAVIFGKDNVISDPTPDKVARLLGLNRELVEDESFDVVIVGGGPAGVAAGVYAGAEGLSALVVEDTAIGGQAGTSSRIENYMGFPTGISGADLVWRGEVQAMKFGTRFAMPRRVANLERLGDGKFCATFDNGQRVRAGAVVVATGVQYRRLPIDRLSAFEGNGVYYSATENEARFCRGAETAVIGGGNSAGQAAMFLSRSAKHVRLLVRGSSLAASMSHYLSSRLEADPAITIEYGVEVIAVDGDEHLEALTLRNCDDGTTRNFPTCALFVMVGAAPNTGWLSGLVDLDEKGFVRTGEAAGGHSQYATSCPGVFAVGDVRAGSIKRVASSVGEGSVVISSAWEFLQT
- a CDS encoding alpha/beta fold hydrolase encodes the protein MAELNEMTNTARTQFVEASNGIRYAFRCFGADTGTPLLLLPRFRGDMDTWDPALLDVLAETRPIVLVDNRGVSSTSGITPSTIGEMARDIIAFCEAAALPIVDLLGFSLGGFVAQEIALIRPHLVHRLILAATSPQGAPDIHGWRKDIADAVRLDEPGGPQLLYTFFKPTETSQAAGMEYLGRFLARSEGRDTASSLQTRDAHYDAVCDWGIPDHSKLQRLTGIRQPTFVCNGDADAMIPPRFSHLMGGLIPNAIVKIYPDAGHGFLFQHHAEFAQDVKAFLGD